In Flavobacterium piscisymbiosum, the sequence TTGTAATTCTCTTGCCAATGTGTAAGGAGTATACTCATAAGGTCCAAGAGGAGAATCTTTCAACGGATTTGTTTTATCTAAAATCGGGTTAAAAAACAACCATTCCGGAAGCTTGATACTATTGTTTAATAAGTACGAAACCGCTCTTTTCTGGATTGCTGCAGGAACCGCAACATAACTTTGTTTGTTATCACCGTGAACCGTTGTGTTCAGGTAAACACCACCTACATTGGTCAATACATGATAGTTATATAGATTCCACTGGCCAATTGCACCAATATATAATTTACCCGTCTGGTAGTAAGATTCGTCTTTGTCGTACGTCCATTCAAGGATTTTACCCACAACTCTTTTTAAGTTTTTAAGTCCGTATTCGCTCGCTTTCATCGCATCATCACCCAAATCTTCAGATTGCGAACGCGGATCTATCGTAGCGTCACCATCTTGTTGTTCTCCGTAAAAATAAACCGGATCATCCTGGTGTTTTGTAATCAATGCATTCAAAGCATTGTGCTCTTCTGTTTGATCCCCATACCATCTGTAACCCCATTCGATAGCATATTTATCGTATTCACCAATTTTTGGAGTAATCGCTTCTACGTTATCTTCCGGTTGAGCGATATAATTGTAACGTGCATAATCCATGATTGATGGAGCAGTTCCGCCCATTTTTGCTGTAAAAGCCGGTGATCTTAATGATTCTACCGGATAAGCAAATGAAGCCCCCATATTGTGTTTTAAACCAAAAGTATGTCCAACCTCATGAGACGATACAAAACGAATTGCTTCTCCCATATGTTCATCACTAAATTTGTTTCCTCTTGCTTTAGGGTCGATTGCGCCAGTCTGAATGCGCATCCAGCTTTGTAATGAAGTCATTACGTTATGCCACCAGATAATATCAGATTCGATGATTTCACCACTTCTTGGGTCTACAACTGCAGGTCCCATAGCATTCGATTTTTGAGACGCTACATAAGTTATAACCGAATAGCGTACGTCATCAATATCAAAATCAGTATCTTCTTCTGTAGGCTCTTTTGCAATTACAGCATTTTTAAATCCTGCTTTTTCAAAAGCAGCCTGCCAGTCGCGAACACCTTCTATAATATAAGAACGCCATTGTTTAGGTGTAGATGGGTCGATATAATAAACAATAGGTTTTTTAGGTTCTACTAATTCACCTCTTTTGTATTTTTCGATATCCTCTTTTTTAGGTTCTAATCTCCAACGCGTGATCAATTCTTTTTCTAATACTGCATGTTGGCTGTCGCTGAAATACCAGTGTTTTTCTGAGAAATATCCAACACGTTTGTCGGCAAAACGAACTTGCATAGGTACTTTATCCAATAAAACAATATTAGAAGTAACCCCAAAAGTAACCGAAAGGGCAGGACCGCCTTCGCTTACAGAAGTAGTCAGCTGCGATTTAACCACAATATTTTTAGGAAACGTTTTCACATTTTCTATATACGAAAGTTCAGATTTTACAGATCCTCCAAAACCAATATTGCTTAAAACATCATTAAAGCTTTTTTGCTTTCCGTCAAAAACCTTATTGGCTTTTATTACTACCGATGTCGAATCGTTGTTTTTAGTTTCGATATCAAAAACTTCGATAATCGATTCTGAAAAGTTACTGTTTACAGATGCTGTAATAGCGTCTCCAACCGGCGATGAAACTTTTGGTACAGATGATTTTACCCAAACTTTTTTGGCAACCAAATCTTTATGAAACGTGATGATTTTATTCTCGTAATTCATTCCTCTGTTTAAACCTGCATCATTAACAGGTAAAGGAACATTTGAAATTTTATTAACGACTAAGAATTCTCTTTGAAAAAGTGAATCGTTGATCTCCAGATAAAGATCTGTTTTTACCTGAATAGTATTGAAAAGACCTTTTTTGAATGTACCTTTTTTAATAAGGTCATCATATTTTTGTCCTTTCGCATTTTTTAATGAATCCTTAACTTGTTCTGTTTTGTCTTCTTTATTCTTTTTGTTCTTTTTTTGAGCAATCATAGTACTAGTATTCAGTACCAATACCACCAAAGCGATATTTTTTAGACTTCTCAACAATGCCTTTTCTCTCATAGAAAGTTAAGTTTAGGTTAATTTTTGGCTAAAAATATTGCATGAATTACGTTAAAAAAAGCAAAATGGAGTGAGTGGCTTTTTTTCGGGAGTGAATGTTTTTTTTTATCCAATTAAAGGTAAAATGCAAGTAAAATCGCCGTCTTTTTTATACGCTTTAAAATTGTCTTTAGAGTAGTATTTATAAATACTTTCTAAGTATTTGTGACCAAACTTAGATTCTTTCCCGAAGTTTTGCTTTTCGTTTAAATTATTGGTAATAATTACAACGTTTTCGTTAATGTTAATTGTGATTTGTAAAGGAGTTTCTTCAGAAGCAATATTATGCTTAATTGCATTTTCTACAGCAATCTGAAAAGCCAGATAAGGCACTTTTTTTGCCAGAAAGCTTTCATCTTCAATAGTAATAGTAAAGACGAATTCCTCAGTAAAACGGGTTTGCTGCAAAAAGATATATTTTTCGATAAAAAGCAATTCTTCCTGCACCGTAACAATATTATTAAGCGGCGGATTAATAAGGTATCTGTAAATTTTAGAAAGGTTTAATGTAAACTTTCTTGCTACTCCGGTATTGCTTTCAATTAGCATATAAAGCGAATTCAGCGAATTGAACAAAAAGTGCGGATTAATCTGCTCCTTTAATTGTTGTAACTGAATCAGGGCTTTCTCCTTATTAATCATTTCGTTTTCTAGCAGCAATTTGTTTTTTTCCTGCGACAAGATTTCTTTTTCCTGAAAAGTTCTGCGCGTAAAAATGGTAAACAAATAAAAGAATACAATTAAAATGGCAGTAGTAATGATATAAATGAGATACGCATATTTTTTTACCGCATTTACATCTTCATTCGAAATTTCTCTCGGAAAATTTACAGCTATATACCAATTTGTTCCTTTTACATTCAGGCGTTTGGTATAGCGTACAATATCTAAAAGCAAATATTCTGATGGGGCAATTCTCTTGCTAAAATCCTCTCTTTTAGAAAAAGTAGTATCCTGAGGCGCAATATTAGTAAGTTGAAAAATGTTCTTTTTCAATAATTTTATTTCAGGATGATAAATAATCGTTCCTTTTTTATCAAACACAAAAGCATAATTAGGCGCTTTTTGATCAATAGTCGAGAAATAAGTCTGAAGCGATTTCAAATCAATGTCGTAGCCATATCGTATTACAGTTCCATTTGCAGTGGTATACTTATAATAAATGCGCCAGAAAAAGTTTTCAGGATCTTCGACAATAGTATTAGATTGATTAAGATCTCTGTTTTTAGCAACAAAATCTTTTATAGCAATTTCGAGATTGGAATCGTTTTTAGAAACGGTAAATTCTATTTTATGATCGTCGATCTGAAACCAGTTGTTTTTTACCAGACTATCATTGGCATGAA encodes:
- a CDS encoding zinc-dependent metalloprotease, which encodes MREKALLRSLKNIALVVLVLNTSTMIAQKKNKKNKEDKTEQVKDSLKNAKGQKYDDLIKKGTFKKGLFNTIQVKTDLYLEINDSLFQREFLVVNKISNVPLPVNDAGLNRGMNYENKIITFHKDLVAKKVWVKSSVPKVSSPVGDAITASVNSNFSESIIEVFDIETKNNDSTSVVIKANKVFDGKQKSFNDVLSNIGFGGSVKSELSYIENVKTFPKNIVVKSQLTTSVSEGGPALSVTFGVTSNIVLLDKVPMQVRFADKRVGYFSEKHWYFSDSQHAVLEKELITRWRLEPKKEDIEKYKRGELVEPKKPIVYYIDPSTPKQWRSYIIEGVRDWQAAFEKAGFKNAVIAKEPTEEDTDFDIDDVRYSVITYVASQKSNAMGPAVVDPRSGEIIESDIIWWHNVMTSLQSWMRIQTGAIDPKARGNKFSDEHMGEAIRFVSSHEVGHTFGLKHNMGASFAYPVESLRSPAFTAKMGGTAPSIMDYARYNYIAQPEDNVEAITPKIGEYDKYAIEWGYRWYGDQTEEHNALNALITKHQDDPVYFYGEQQDGDATIDPRSQSEDLGDDAMKASEYGLKNLKRVVGKILEWTYDKDESYYQTGKLYIGAIGQWNLYNYHVLTNVGGVYLNTTVHGDNKQSYVAVPAAIQKRAVSYLLNNSIKLPEWLFFNPILDKTNPLKDSPLGPYEYTPYTLARELQYGVLYSLLSDDRLLRITENELYQRNETKENVFTVTQLFKTLHQNIFAPTIQNKSLTIMERMTQKNYVDVLIVSTNKLFEKTDAKKIIQLEETLSMPHLCDYLDESKMARNINQSSLKRVSEVTSDKKGELNQVLQLLKTKRNIGNQETRNHYFDLIQRIEKALNNTL
- a CDS encoding histidine kinase, producing the protein MKFTLKNTFSSRNFFILGIIFVFLTLLSIYILSGLMTEVTEKSNAESSQRSFVKKQEVIAQELSRFLESKSELKRIVDISNTKNLSDNLKVLSNIHANDSLVKNNWFQIDDHKIEFTVSKNDSNLEIAIKDFVAKNRDLNQSNTIVEDPENFFWRIYYKYTTANGTVIRYGYDIDLKSLQTYFSTIDQKAPNYAFVFDKKGTIIYHPEIKLLKKNIFQLTNIAPQDTTFSKREDFSKRIAPSEYLLLDIVRYTKRLNVKGTNWYIAVNFPREISNEDVNAVKKYAYLIYIITTAILIVFFYLFTIFTRRTFQEKEILSQEKNKLLLENEMINKEKALIQLQQLKEQINPHFLFNSLNSLYMLIESNTGVARKFTLNLSKIYRYLINPPLNNIVTVQEELLFIEKYIFLQQTRFTEEFVFTITIEDESFLAKKVPYLAFQIAVENAIKHNIASEETPLQITININENVVIITNNLNEKQNFGKESKFGHKYLESIYKYYSKDNFKAYKKDGDFTCILPLIG